The Biomphalaria glabrata chromosome 7, xgBioGlab47.1, whole genome shotgun sequence region aaaattgtatagcgcaaattctgaggtttcctttaaaaaatgcaGTTATTAATGACGGAAATTCTTATAACTATAATAATTTATAGTCACTGTTACAtctgatatttaatgaaaggggatatatagttttaaataatgggtcatgatatattcatatacaattcGCATGTTTGAAAATGTAATAGAACGAAGCAAGAGTGTTTCACGTTAAGTAAATGCCTCTATAACCGCACTGTATTCTCtaatcttttaatggaatgggttgcctgagtccaATGCCTTAGCATATTATAAGTAACAAatcaacatgcatgattagattgacacatgaaatgcgtaggacgtaactatcttattttttgaagaaacctCTGTAACCTATAAGTTATACCCAAAAAGTTTCAAACTCATTAATGCtgctattgttttgtttatagttttcagactacatgcatgtataaatagaatacattacgcaagcatacatccagttttcgatgcgttatcaaactttatatattttgaagtgAAATAGGCTTACACCTTACACATATAATATGACaaatgggcgtagccgggaagGGGAGGGTTCAATCCATCACTTGCTTCAGACcccattgtctgaaagggaaactttaattACTGCCCCAGTTCAGCctaatttcatgagcgtagccaaaaggggttttgggGTTAACCTCCTcctccaatacaaaactaaagcttaactatagttaccattttcAACCTGTCGCTGGACTCCGTTAataagtgcagtgaatagcagattttcttttactttttttttaactttttagcgGAAGAATTATAGACTaattgtagatacctcagaatatgcatttttttaagcTTAAAAAAAGGAACTAATACTTGAATCCGGGGCTTCGCTCGGACTcgctgggggagctcacagcgcttcCTTGGACTGTCCTTGGCgatgtgtactgtctttccactaattataggtaTAAAGTATTCTAGGAtagaaaaaaacgtttgaaagaatgaaagaccagaatgtaatgaagattaattacatacacacacaagctcatgtttattcatatatatatatatatatatatatatatatattgcgcaGGGTGGTAAAAAAATCTCCTCCACCCccccatttgtgggccggtttatatggttaTGCCCGGGCCAATCTTGATACCCAATGCGCCCCTGATAAAGACCTATATATAATTTCTGTATTAACAGTTTCTTTTAGAATCGATATTATGATAACAGAGCACTTTTATTAACCTCCTGGATTTgttagactaaaataattttacggCTATAAAAATGTAGTTTCTGATATATACAATGTCTTAACCTTAGTGAGTCAGAAAATTTGATATTTATTGTATTATCAAAATAGTCACTTATTAACTTCAATGCAATGTATATGTCTTGTTTCTTTAAAAGGATTCTCTTCAAACCAGAGAATGACAGATGTGACTGCTGTGAACTatacaattgttaaaaaaatcttgCAAGCATTGTTTTACAACCCCTACACTATTGTTTTCAAACTCACATTgtctatttttaaacttttgtttaaataaaagtttgtaGTTGTCATCAAATCAAGTTACACAGTGACATTTTGTTCCTAGTATTCGTGGACAGTAGACGCCGTTAGGGAAAGTCCCAATCAGACAAGAGTTATGAAATCTTTGCCCTGAAGTGGACTTCGTCTAGTTCCCTTTTCCCTATCAATACAATTTATGACATAGTTGGACAGGCAGGTAGGTTCAGAGATTTTCTGAAGTCTTCCCTAAACCAACAAACTACGTCATCTGCTAGATCTACCTCATGTCGTGTAATCTTTATAACTGATCATTGACGTTCACAATTGAGGTTGGCTAGAAGTCTAAAGAGCTTTGTTATAGTTGAGTACCGTTCGAAGCTTTGGAACGCCAACTGTATAatgaataaaaatcaaatatacACTTTAGCTAGTATACATATACACTTTAGCTGGTACACTTATACACTTTAGCTGGTACACATATACACTTTAGCTGGTACACTTTTACACTTAAGTTGGTACACATATACACTTTAGCTAGTATACATATACACTTTAGCTGGTACACATATACACTTAAGCTAGTATACATATACACTTTAGCTGGTACACTTATACACTTTAGCTGGTACACTTATACACTTAAGTTGGTACACATATACACTTAAGCTAGTATACATATACACTTTAGCTGGTACACATATACACTTAAGCTAGTATACATATACACTTTAGCTGGTACACTTATACACTTTAGCTAGTATACATATACACTTTAGCTGGTACACTTATACACTTAAGTTGGTACACATATACACTTTAGCTGGTACACATATACACTTTAGCTGGTACACATATACACTTTAGCTGGTACACTTATACACTTTAGCTGGTACACATGTGTatgcctttttgtttttagctcTGAAGTTCATAAACCTAGCTGTCAAAGGCGGAGACGACAATGTTTCTTGGGGGAGGTGGTGTGGATCTGGGCAGGTGGTGTGAAATTGGTTGAGGAttatcaactttaaaaaatttcctCGGACTCAGAGAAATGTGTTCGCTTAGCAGGACTATTTCTTTCCCGGCCAAGGCAACACCTTTCTAAACTATAAAGATCTAACTCTATTTTGTATAAGCCTAATTGCACACACTAGACTGAACAAGAGTGAGGATCATTTAGAATAAATGGTTAGAGATTGTGAATGGAAGGTCAGCATCTGACTCCATTTTATTTAACTGTAAGCAATTTTCTTGATGTCAGAgaacacaaatacacaaaagtAAACGGTGCTGGATTACTTATGTCTAAGACATAATCTATATGCCATATGGTTACATGTGAAATCAATATGTCATATGGTTACATGTGAAATCAATAGGTCATATGGTTACATGTGAAATCAATATGTCATATGGTTACATGTGAAATCAATAGGTCATATGGTTACATGTGAAATCAATATGTCATATGGTTACATGTGAAATCAATATGTCATATGGTTACATGTGAAATCAATATGTCATATGGTTACATGTGAAATCAATATGTCATATGGTTACATGTGAAATCAATATGTCATATGGTTACATGTGAAATCAATATGTCATATGGTTACATGTGAAATCAATATGTCATATGGTTACATGTGAAATCAATATGTCATATGGTTACATGTGAAATCAATATGTCATATGGTTACATGTGAAATCAATATGTCCTATGGTTACATGTGAAATCAATATGTCATATGGTTACATGTGAAATCAATATGTCCTATGGTTACATGTGAAATCAATATGTCATATGGTTACATGTGAAATCAATATGTCATATGGTTACATGTGAAATCAATATGTCATATGGTTACATGTGAAATCAATATGTCATATGGTTACATGTGAAATCAATATGTCATATGGTTACATGTGAAATCAATATGTCATATGGTTACATGTGAAATCAATATGTCATATGGTTACATGTGAAATCAATATGTCATATGGTTACATGTGAAATCAATATGTCATATGGTTACATGTGAAATCAATATGTCATATGGTTACATGTGAAATCAATATGTCATATGGTTACATGTGAAATCAATATGTCCTATGGTTACATGTGAAATCAATATGTCCTATGGTTACATGTGAAATCAATATGTCCTATGGTTACATGTGAAATCAATATGTCATATGGTTACATGTGAAATCAATATGTCATATGGTTACATGTGAAATCAATATGTCATATGGTTACATGTGAAATCAATATGTCATATGGTTACATGTGAAATCAATATGTCATATGGTTACATGTGAAATCAATATGTCATATGGTTACATGTGAAATCAATATGTCATATGGTTACATGTGAAATCAATATGTCCTATGGTTACATGTGAAATCAATATGTCATATGGTTACATGTGAAATCAATATGTCATATGGTTACATGTGAAATCAATATGTCATATGGTTACATGTGAAATCAATATGTCATATGGTTACATGTGAAATCAATATGTCATATGGTTACATGTGAAATCAATATGTCATATGGTTACATGTGAAATCAATATGTCATATGGTTACATGTGAAATCAATATGTCCTATGGTTACATGTGAAATCAATATGTCCTATGGTTACATGTGAAATCAATATGTCATATGGTTACATGTGAAATCAATATGTCATATGGTTACATGTGAAATCAATAGGTCATATGGTTACATGTGAAATCAATATGTCATATTTACTCGTCATGGAAATGTACTAACATATACGACCAGGTGCATCCTTGACACTTAAATATTTATACAGCGTATGTAACATTTTACAGTCATGGATCGCTGATAAGAGAACAGTCTGACaactagacacacacacacagacattggACATAAATCCACTCCCACtttacattgtgtgtgtgttaaattaTTGATTTCTCTAAGCATGTAGATTTAGTTCCTTGATTttcggataaaaaaaaatatttacaacttGAAGGAGAAAGTGTTGTTTAATATCACTTCACATTGATGAAATCATTTTGATATATCAGATGTACATACCCATCATATTGTAATAACTCAGGTGCACACCAGCGTACTGTTCAACACTAGTGATGGACAGGCTGTTgagatgaccaaaaaaaagGGACAGACAGTTGATTTCAGCTAAGTGAATGGAGAAACAGAGCAAGAGCTTGGTTCGATCCACCGAGCGCCCTACATCTATAGAAGAGCACATTAACTGTGGACTGTCCAGCAAGCTGGTAAGCAGGTGGTTCTCTGGGCTGTTTGGTCTGGAAGCTGTCTATGGAAACTGTGGAAGGATTGTGGAAGACATTCCTGTTTGTTTGTGAATGCAATCTTTCTTGAGACAACCAGAAGAGCAAAGCGAAGTGTGaccctgtattatataagataagaagataagagaaTGAACCCTGTAGAACGTGAAGACACAGGCGGCGCCTATGAAACCTGTaggccagagtgaaaagacttGATAGCCAAGACTATGTTCATTGAGATAGTCTCATTTCTCTAATCACCTGTAAtaaacattcttcttcttcatcttgATTCAATGTTGAGTTACCCCCCTCCTTTAAATTAGAcaataaagtttatttcatcTCTTACATACAATGCTATATCTATATAacctttattgttttttaattggaGGAGTCTGGGGGAGGGGAAATGTTGGAGGAGGAATCCTGCAtaagattgttttaaaaatctagatctgcgcaacattttaataatatttttaaaaaaccgaaCACAAATGTGACGTAGCTTGTAGCCTGAACAGATACTGAGCTTTAACACACACCTGGAAGGATAAACGTAGAAAGGGGAGACCAATTCTGATATTACTGTCCTATGGAACACTGTGACTAGTCGGAATAGATTATCGTTTGATGTTGTTTTATAAATCTACTTGAACAAAACACAAACTTTCCAACAGGAAGCTAGGACAAAGATCAAAGAACTCGAGTCCAAGATGAAGGATTTGAATGTCCAAATACGCCACGAACTgatgaaaaatgaaaacattgaaaggGTAACATTCTTTTTCTCTAGGTCCATATCTTGTTCAATATTTagtaaaaattgaaaaacaccaTTTAAACATTGGAATGATTAACTTTAATACAAGTTTTTCAGTATAGTATGTGTTTACGTTGTTTATTCTTtgattttcttgtgttttttaaaataataattatgtaaCTTTTCTATGAGGGGAGGGGAGGGTTTGGAAAACAATAATCAGAGGAGAAAATCAAGGTTTATTGAGTGAAATACTCCCTGAGatttaattgtaattttaaacattCAACTATTTCAAAGAATATTAATGAATATTAAAATGAGATTGACTGAGTGGTATAAACCCCTTGGCTAACTATCAAGAaggctcgagttcgaatccctaCCTGAGCTGTgagtttgctgagcgcctaatggCGGcaagaaaaccttctcccagtcACACCCTCTTCCCACATGTTCACAAAAGAGCCAGAACCAGAATGCGTTGAGCTTTGGCATAAAAGATGAGCAATACAAAAGctgttacagaaaaaaaaacaaaaaaaaaacgttaccgCACATAGCGGCACAATGATAAAAGATAATtttctgtgtttaaaaaaaaaattgattacagGGTAACCATTTGGGGAGCAAAACAGAGGGCTGGAAAATTCACAATTTTCAAAAGctacaaaaacattttgaaaattttgGGACTCTAGAAGTAtgaactgaaacaaaaaaaattatacatatcTATGTAGAAATATTGAAAGGTTAAATCCgatgattttaatattaaaatgaatGCCGACGGATATTGACCAATGGTTTTGTTTGTCCAGGGTCTGGAGACCATCCCAAGACTCCGAGACGAGATTGAAGAGAAgaaagtcaaaattaaaagtctGGAAAAAGAACTCACGGAGAAAACTTGTTTATTGAATTCTTCCAGGAAATGTGCACGAGAACTTAAAGGCAAACTGAAGGTTAGGCTTTGTTATTATTGATAGGGCTTAACGGGGAGGGTTAGGGTTGGTTAAGAAatggaaaagaaaatgtaacatTCCAGAAATATCCAAATATATCTTACAATTTTCATAcactattgttttgttgtctatTGCCATGCCCGAACCGTTGGATGCTAGTGATGATACTTTTACAACTTAACGCCATCTTATTTTGTTGAACTGTTCTACCAAGGATGCTCCAGGCTATCTTTGTTGTTATCAACGACTCCTCAATAACAGCTCAGCAGCATCATTAAGTGGGTTTACAGACCAACACTTAAAGACCTGTAACTTTGATTTTTATGTAGGATGAAttctaaagaataaaaaaaaagcttttttattttacttaagtTTATTCTATCCCTCTAAGGATGTTGACACTCAAGATGAGAAATGCCAGTCACTGAAGGAGGAAATGGAGCTGCTGCAGAATGAAGTGACCACACTGAAAACATTGATGAGTAGCAAAGATGTCTTGTTACAACAGAGGTGTCAGAAGCTGGACCAGGCGAAAGTAAGTTAGCAAATTGTGACTAATTTACTCACATAGATGTCAgatgagtttatttttttttaaactttaatttttttaatgattattaGTATGCTGTGGACCTGCTCTGTCAGACAGCTTACTCACAAGAAGAGGAGACGAGACTAAAACAGATCAATAAGTTGTTAAGTAAATTGCAGCAGTTAAATCTGAGAAGTATTAGTCAGGATGACCCAATCTCGTGAGTTtttagaatatattttctacTTGTGCTTAtgtctaaattattctaaatatttaatcttttttataCCCACACTGTTACGTTGTGTACGCGGCAATGTCGCAGGAGAAGTGCAAACAGGAAGTTTGTGTCCACATTGGCTTTGCAAATATTCAATTTTGTAAACAGAAGTttggaggggaaaaaaaaaatccttttttttcctgatCGAGATGTTTCTACTtataaacctttttaaaaacaagaagacAAGCTTATATTAGGGTCCGCTTTTTTGTGAGTTTGAATCCACATACACAGATAGTTtgtaaatttattaataaagttAAATTTTATTGTAAGTTAGCAACTTAATCTTTTCTTGATATATTGAGGAATCaaagtgttttatttcgttaagaGGATTTCTGTTTTTGATTCCCCTCAACAAGTACCTCCAGATCTATTTGGACATTAGTTCATCAAATGTCATCTGAATGAATGcgaaaaaatgcatattttacGAAACCATAAATGTTACATTTCTCCTATCTTGGCTGGAGtcactgaaaaacaaaaagagaagagaacaaaaaagcagtcactaaacaaattattttcctGAGCCTTGTATCTCATTGTGTCATATAATTTCATTTCCTATAACCATTTCTTACCTTcaactttatatataaatattgtttttaaaacgtatttaggcacttttctttgatttaatttaaaaaaagcagaggaaaaaaactacaaaattagCAGCATTATGatgtatttacaaaaaaaacagtttttaaatgaaaagtaaatgtaattcttatgtattttgaatacattaaaCTCTCTCTACTACATACATCTATCAAGTGATATTGTTTGCTCCTTTAGAATTCCAAATTCTTTTTCACGTTACTTAAGGTCTAGAAATAATGGATCATTTAAACTTTTGTTGAATATTAGGCCAAAAGAACAGTCCAGTTCATGGTGTGGACAAGGCAGATCAAAGTCAGCAATGGTTAGTCGTGATTTTATAGTGTCCACCTCCAATATAGCTTTTGGCTTAAgtcaataatcttttttttttataactcaaTACTtgctaatgttaaaaaaaaaagagaatgagaaaTGTTTTCTGCTACATATGTCTAAATCCTCCCCCGGGTTTGAATCAAAGTGAAAACTGGGTTTTTTATTTAAGTGatcttacttttacttttttactattGAGGAAAGACCATTAAAATTTAGAAGTTGTAGAGATAGTGTCTTTGggttaatatttgtttacatacaataataaaatactaagaaagaaacaaagataaaggaaTAATTCTTATTTCACATGTTTGGAAAAATTCATACAAgagctccttcttctctagtgtcATTAGATTAAGGAaagggttgcttgaatcagccaatAACATAGCAAAGTTTAAGTTTCTAACTAACTTAGAAGTTTGCAATATCACATGGATACGCGTaaaacgtaattatcttctttcttGAAAGAATGTCTGTAAATTATAAGTTCAGAGTGTCTCTGTAAACATTAATAAAGCTTACtgtatttaattgtatttctagGTCCGTGGTACCCACCACAATCATTGTCACGATGATCAACAGAGTAACAAAGAAAACGCCGTCTATTTGGATCTGTCAGATCTCAATAACGATTCTTCGGGAAAACGAAAAGCATCAAAATCTTCCTCCCCTGGAAGTGGATCCCTCGTACAAAGAAGTGCCTCGTTTCACCAGATCACAACCAGCCGGGACACCACCCATTCTGCCCAGAGCAAAGAGAAGCGAGTTGCTTCCCCTAATCGGAGCAGGCTCAGCGATTCGCCTTATTTATGTTCATCATTTCGGAGCACTAGTGGAATAGTGTACACACCAAGCAGGACACCGAAACTGAGCTCTAAGTTCAGACCATCCTTGGACTACGTCTTAGGTTTGAACGGAACAACTGAGGGACGAGGATCAAGTTCTGGTGCTAAATCCGAAAGGCCGGCATCAAGCATTGCCACGTCAAGAAGAAGCCAAATTCAAATTTCAAACAATCTCAGCAATGGAGCCGAAACTGACAACAGTAACGAACAAGCCAACCTGGCAACGGAGACACTATTGTCGAAACTAACcagaaaagagaagaaaatttTGTCAAGACTTTCACCGTCTCAGTTGGACTCCATCTTGTGTTACGCCATACAAAATGGAGACAGAGTTTCCGTCGAATTAGACCAAAAACCACCAAGATATGGCAAAAAACAACGTAGGTAGTTTTTCTTGAAATTTAATACCTGAATAATATGTCCTCACATGGCCGGATTAAAGTAAGTAGAGGTCAAAGGGCGGTAGCCCCACCTGCCCTCCCTTAACTCCGGCTCTGGGACCTCCTTGCGTTCACAACCAAGTCTTAGCTTGTCTCGTCTCATTCATGTAGACacgaaaacaaaatgaacaaaaagGTTTCAGATTACATCTGTTATGGTTATGGCCATTCTCTTTGTGTTCAACTAAAGAATACATCTTGAGATAATGAGCTTATCTTTTGATTGAAGGTCAGGGACATTTGATTCTCTTTCTTTTGTATCATAAAGCTTTAAGaccatcaccatcatcattaAATTTTGTGAGGACCCTCTCTTGCAAGAGCACTGGACAAAAAGCCTGCAATGCAGTCTCCTTACAAATCAAGAACATATTGCTTCCCATGTATTTCTAAAGGTCATTCAGCTAGTCTGGGACAGTCAAAAGGAATACGGGTCAAGGTTTCCCCTTTCTATCCACAACGGGGATAGCGTGAGTCGAAGTTTTTGACTGAATCGTGCTAAGTAAAAGACAATGGGGCAATAAAAAATCCTGCACTGTGCTACAATAGCTTGTTTGGGCCTAAATGGTTAGCATCCACTACGGATTGGCCAGGTCGGGGCCCCACTTAAGCTCTTAGACTTCGCTGTTTTTTCTTTGTGTCCCAAGACTCAAACCATTTTTCTTTCGTCTTTTGAACGGTTAAGCAGATGCATACCTCGTGCGATACGATATAATCCGCTAAACATACATGTGTACATACAAGCTTATATAGTATATCATTTCTTATTGACCTCTTGTAATTGTCCCCAGCTAAAGCAGTCCAATACTCAGGATTGGTGAAGTTCATAGGTCAGATCGAGACTTCATCTTCCCAGAACGAGTCCACGGTGTATGTAGGCATTCTATTAGATGAACCAAGTAGGTCACTTGAATTTTCTTTTGTCATTCGTTGTTccaaatatatttgtagaatcACTAGACTCATTCAGTCAATCAATGACAGAATAATCATTAgattcatattttgatcaactAATAAGAATGTCAATCAATAGTTTCATCATTGTGTTTAATGTGAACAGGAACTCTCTAAAACTTTAACATTAGTTTTAGTCATTTTACAATAGGATCTAGATCTTGCAACAGTTCTTTTTGTATAGTATATAACTATATCGAAGTGTGTATTTAAAGCATGGTTCACTGTATATGAACATTATATGAATGATTGTTTATTGCAAAAGATTTTCGtggaaaatataattattaaattattaaattgtctGTTTCTTCAGTTGGAGATTCTGACGGCGAGTACAAAGGAGTGAGGTACATGTTTACACCACCGGGCTATGCCAAGTTTTGTCAGCTTCGAGAGCTTGATACTGTTTTAGACGTTTCGGTAATTAGACTTTAGCCCTTACATAGAATGATGGAATGAGACGAGATGGGTTTTTAGATAAAAAGACGATATAGTTTATCTAGCTAGCCTGATATATAACTTAGCATGACATAGGTTGCAGTTGGT contains the following coding sequences:
- the LOC106070090 gene encoding kinectin-like isoform X1, whose translation is MSGATSHSKAKVVKKTKTKTGQLMKECVGVGLVPSGAPRGVDRTYPNGISVCVTDMSTSLEEQNLLFTNDSAQHFLNINVEDLTLNTFEPSFLSSQQTMRSCKNSLTFLSALLSAAGSTPASHFTAHKDSVLGSDIGDTHLLSVVKANTNISSKPELCTSTDKSLKRMGKTSAFVSRLSSIERTNPRDKFMERELKTKDEEIDALKGQVSQEQDEKKKLQQRLDSFTRDEADTHFKLARTQEMADKLREENKAMADCIEKLERNISHMEDRMRNLEIKASEVEKAEISLEVTKRNLESCQIDLKMKERQLEKEKEKYEKKCSELTEARTKIKELESKMKDLNVQIRHELMKNENIERGLETIPRLRDEIEEKKVKIKSLEKELTEKTCLLNSSRKCARELKGKLKDVDTQDEKCQSLKEEMELLQNEVTTLKTLMSSKDVLLQQRCQKLDQAKYAVDLLCQTAYSQEEETRLKQINKLLSKLQQLNLRSISQDDPISPKEQSSSWCGQGRSKSAMVRGTHHNHCHDDQQSNKENAVYLDLSDLNNDSSGKRKASKSSSPGSGSLVQRSASFHQITTSRDTTHSAQSKEKRVASPNRSRLSDSPYLCSSFRSTSGIVYTPSRTPKLSSKFRPSLDYVLGLNGTTEGRGSSSGAKSERPASSIATSRRSQIQISNNLSNGAETDNSNEQANLATETLLSKLTRKEKKILSRLSPSQLDSILCYAIQNGDRVSVELDQKPPRYGKKQPKAVQYSGLVKFIGQIETSSSQNESTVYVGILLDEPIGDSDGEYKGVRYMFTPPGYAKFCQLRELDTVLDVSLGVYVPISKLVVTRYQDYINTKVDSGHQVSSSSSSSDKVYQPIQV
- the LOC106070090 gene encoding myosin-7-like isoform X2, which codes for MADGEKASGRKLWQKAVKISRARNPNDTNNCGNKIGLSARGCENGKMSFQKIAINIFETKKLQEKERELKTKDEEIDALKGQVSQEQDEKKKLQQRLDSFTRDEADTHFKLARTQEMADKLREENKAMADCIEKLERNISHMEDRMRNLEIKASEVEKAEISLEVTKRNLESCQIDLKMKERQLEKEKEKYEKKCSELTEARTKIKELESKMKDLNVQIRHELMKNENIERGLETIPRLRDEIEEKKVKIKSLEKELTEKTCLLNSSRKCARELKGKLKDVDTQDEKCQSLKEEMELLQNEVTTLKTLMSSKDVLLQQRCQKLDQAKYAVDLLCQTAYSQEEETRLKQINKLLSKLQQLNLRSISQDDPISPKEQSSSWCGQGRSKSAMVRGTHHNHCHDDQQSNKENAVYLDLSDLNNDSSGKRKASKSSSPGSGSLVQRSASFHQITTSRDTTHSAQSKEKRVASPNRSRLSDSPYLCSSFRSTSGIVYTPSRTPKLSSKFRPSLDYVLGLNGTTEGRGSSSGAKSERPASSIATSRRSQIQISNNLSNGAETDNSNEQANLATETLLSKLTRKEKKILSRLSPSQLDSILCYAIQNGDRVSVELDQKPPRYGKKQPKAVQYSGLVKFIGQIETSSSQNESTVYVGILLDEPIGDSDGEYKGVRYMFTPPGYAKFCQLRELDTVLDVSLGVYVPISKLVVTRYQDYINTKVDSGHQVSSSSSSSDKVYQPIQV
- the LOC106070090 gene encoding uncharacterized protein LOC106070090 isoform X4, which encodes MSSRLNYSRASEVEKAEISLEVTKRNLESCQIDLKMKERQLEKEKEKYEKKCSELTEARTKIKELESKMKDLNVQIRHELMKNENIERGLETIPRLRDEIEEKKVKIKSLEKELTEKTCLLNSSRKCARELKGKLKDVDTQDEKCQSLKEEMELLQNEVTTLKTLMSSKDVLLQQRCQKLDQAKYAVDLLCQTAYSQEEETRLKQINKLLSKLQQLNLRSISQDDPISPKEQSSSWCGQGRSKSAMVRGTHHNHCHDDQQSNKENAVYLDLSDLNNDSSGKRKASKSSSPGSGSLVQRSASFHQITTSRDTTHSAQSKEKRVASPNRSRLSDSPYLCSSFRSTSGIVYTPSRTPKLSSKFRPSLDYVLGLNGTTEGRGSSSGAKSERPASSIATSRRSQIQISNNLSNGAETDNSNEQANLATETLLSKLTRKEKKILSRLSPSQLDSILCYAIQNGDRVSVELDQKPPRYGKKQPKAVQYSGLVKFIGQIETSSSQNESTVYVGILLDEPIGDSDGEYKGVRYMFTPPGYAKFCQLRELDTVLDVSLGVYVPISKLVVTRYQDYINTKVDSGHQVSSSSSSSDKVYQPIQV
- the LOC106070090 gene encoding myosin-11-like isoform X3, whose protein sequence is MADKLREENKAMADCIEKLERNISHMEDRMRNLEIKASEVEKAEISLEVTKRNLESCQIDLKMKERQLEKEKEKYEKKCSELTEARTKIKELESKMKDLNVQIRHELMKNENIERGLETIPRLRDEIEEKKVKIKSLEKELTEKTCLLNSSRKCARELKGKLKDVDTQDEKCQSLKEEMELLQNEVTTLKTLMSSKDVLLQQRCQKLDQAKYAVDLLCQTAYSQEEETRLKQINKLLSKLQQLNLRSISQDDPISPKEQSSSWCGQGRSKSAMVRGTHHNHCHDDQQSNKENAVYLDLSDLNNDSSGKRKASKSSSPGSGSLVQRSASFHQITTSRDTTHSAQSKEKRVASPNRSRLSDSPYLCSSFRSTSGIVYTPSRTPKLSSKFRPSLDYVLGLNGTTEGRGSSSGAKSERPASSIATSRRSQIQISNNLSNGAETDNSNEQANLATETLLSKLTRKEKKILSRLSPSQLDSILCYAIQNGDRVSVELDQKPPRYGKKQPKAVQYSGLVKFIGQIETSSSQNESTVYVGILLDEPIGDSDGEYKGVRYMFTPPGYAKFCQLRELDTVLDVSLGVYVPISKLVVTRYQDYINTKVDSGHQVSSSSSSSDKVYQPIQV